The following are from one region of the Isoalcanivorax indicus genome:
- a CDS encoding tRNA-(ms[2]io[6]A)-hydroxylase: protein MHDISAIREFLPCATPDAWVQWALEHPDILLIDHAHCEKKAAATALNMMFRYMDRAELLDPLTQLAREELLHFQQVLGMMRKRGITYRALSSARYAQGLREVARSHEPARLVDMLVIGAVIEARSCERFAALAPHVDEELGRYYRFLLKSESRHFEDYLRLAQRYAAEDISGRVAAFVAREAELITSPDTEFRFHSGIPSRACAA, encoded by the coding sequence ATGCATGATATTTCCGCCATCCGTGAATTCCTGCCCTGTGCTACACCCGATGCCTGGGTCCAGTGGGCGCTGGAGCACCCGGATATCCTGCTGATCGATCATGCCCATTGCGAGAAGAAGGCTGCCGCCACGGCCCTGAACATGATGTTTCGCTATATGGACCGGGCCGAGCTGCTGGACCCGCTGACCCAACTGGCGCGGGAGGAGTTGCTGCACTTCCAGCAGGTGCTGGGGATGATGCGCAAGCGCGGCATTACCTACAGGGCGCTGTCCTCGGCCCGCTATGCCCAGGGGTTGCGTGAGGTGGCTCGCAGCCACGAGCCGGCCCGTCTGGTGGATATGCTGGTCATCGGTGCGGTGATCGAGGCGCGCTCCTGTGAGCGCTTTGCCGCCCTGGCGCCGCATGTGGATGAGGAACTGGGCCGGTACTACCGCTTTCTTCTTAAGAGTGAGTCGCGACATTTCGAGGATTACCTGCGTCTGGCGCAGCGGTACGCCGCTGAGGACATCAGCGGGCGGGTGGCGGCGTTCGTGGCCCGTGAGGCGGAGCTGATTACCTCTCCCGACACTGAATTCCGGTTTCACTCGGGCATTCCTTCACGCGCCTGTGCCGCCTGA
- a CDS encoding lysophospholipid acyltransferase family protein, whose product MSDADRIQRLKGALATGGLRLASLLPWRLNRLLGGLLGHLAASLPGRHRHITKTNIRLCFPTLPASAQRRLVRQSLVEDARAAVEIGYVWHHPDAILARVQSVEGDGPLREALASGQPLVLLVPHLGCWEVVNYWIGNHFSVHAMFAPSELPQLDDLVLRSREHFNSTMYPATARGVARLVRTLRQGSAMTGILPDQVADEGSGRFVPFFGVPAYTGTLSVKLIAQTGARVFVCTALRQPHGYRLIFRDPDPAIHDPDLDTALTALNRSVEDMVREAPAQYLWSYKRFRRATTGHKNPY is encoded by the coding sequence ATGTCCGACGCCGACCGCATACAACGCCTGAAAGGCGCCCTGGCCACCGGTGGCCTGCGCCTGGCAAGCCTGCTCCCCTGGCGCCTGAACCGCCTGCTCGGCGGCCTGCTCGGCCACCTGGCGGCCAGCCTGCCCGGCCGCCACCGGCATATTACCAAGACCAACATCCGCCTCTGCTTCCCCACCCTGCCGGCCTCGGCGCAGCGCCGCCTGGTGCGCCAGTCACTGGTGGAAGATGCCCGCGCGGCGGTCGAGATCGGCTATGTCTGGCACCACCCGGACGCCATCCTCGCCCGCGTGCAGTCCGTGGAGGGCGACGGCCCATTGCGCGAGGCGCTGGCCAGCGGTCAGCCCTTGGTGCTGCTGGTGCCCCACCTGGGCTGCTGGGAAGTGGTGAATTACTGGATCGGCAACCACTTCTCCGTGCACGCCATGTTTGCCCCTTCGGAACTGCCGCAGCTGGATGATCTGGTCCTGCGCAGCCGCGAGCACTTCAACAGCACCATGTACCCGGCTACCGCACGCGGCGTCGCCCGGCTGGTACGCACCCTGCGCCAGGGCTCGGCCATGACCGGCATCCTGCCCGACCAGGTGGCTGACGAAGGCAGTGGCCGTTTTGTACCCTTCTTTGGCGTCCCCGCTTACACCGGCACCCTCAGCGTCAAACTGATCGCCCAGACCGGCGCCCGGGTATTCGTGTGCACCGCCCTGCGCCAACCCCATGGCTACCGGCTGATCTTCCGTGACCCCGACCCCGCCATCCACGATCCGGATCTGGACACCGCCCTGACCGCACTGAACCGCTCTGTGGAAGACATGGTGCGCGAGGCCCCGGCGCAGTATCTGTGGAGCTACAAGCGTTTTCGCCGCGCCACGACGGGCCACAAGAACCCGTACTAG